A segment of the Marinobacter arenosus genome:
CCTGTTGCTGGTCGGCCCACCGGGCGTGGGCAAGACCTCCATTGGTCATTCCGTGGCCGGTGCCCTCGGCCGCAAGTTCTACCGCTTCAGCGTTGGCGGCATGCGCGACGAGGCCGAAATCAAGGGGCACCGGCGCACTTACATCGGCGCCATGCCGGGCAAGTTCGTCCAGGCACTCAAGGACTCAAAGGTCGCCAACCCGGTGATCATGCTCGATGAAATCGACAAGATCGGGGCCTCGTTCCAGGGGGATCCGGCCTCGGCACTTCTGGAGACCCTGGATCCGGAACAGAACCGGGAATTCCTCGACCACTACCTGGATGTGCGGATGGACCTGTCCAAGGTACTGTTCATCTGTACCGCCAACCAGCTGGACACCATTCCCCGGCCCTTACTGGACCGCATGGATGTGATCCGCCTGTCCGGCTACATTGCCGAGGAAAAACTCGCCATCGCCAAGCATTACCTTCTGCCCCGTCTGCTCAAGCGGGCTGGCCTGCTCAAGAAGCAGCTCAACATTACCGATGCTGCCATCAAACAGGTGATTGACGGGTACGCCCGGGAAGCGGGAGTCCGAAACCTTGAAAAGCTGCTGCACAAGATCATTCGCAAGGGCATTGTGAAGCTGCTGGAAACACCCGACACCCCGGTCAAGGTGGGCGTGTCCGACCTGGCGGATTACCTGGGACAGCCCGCGTTCCGCAAGGAAAAGTCCCTGAAAGGCATCGGCGTGGTGACCGGGCTGGCCTGGACCGCCATGGGCGGCGCAACCCTGAGCATCGAGGCATCGCGCATCCACACCAGTCAACGCGGCTTCCGGCTGACCGGCCAGCTGGGCGACGTGATGAAGGAATCTGCAGAGATCGCCTACAGTTACGTTTCGTCCAACCTGAAACGCTTCAAAGGCGATCCGACCTTCTTCGATAAATCGTTCGTGCATCTGCACGTCCCAGAGGGCGCAACACCCAAGGACGGTCCGAGCGCCGGCGTCACCATGGCCACCGCCCTGTTGTCCATCGCCCGCAAGGAATCGCCGCAACAGAACATCGCCATGACCGGGGAACTGACCCTCACCGGCCAGGTGCTGCCCGTCGGCGGTATTCGGGAGAAAGTCATTGCCGCGCGCCGCCAGAAAATCGGCAACCTGATCCTTCCGGAAGCAAACCGCGGCGATTACGAGGAACTGCCCGACTACCTCAAAGAAGGTCTGACCGTGAATTTTGCCAAGCATTACAATGACGTATTTCAGGTCTGCTTCGGCAACAAACCCCGTTCGGGAGTTCGTGTGCACTAGAAACCGGCGCGGCCCGTGAGCGCTCGGCTTGACGCTCACGGGGCTGCCATCTTTACTCCCTTGAGACGGGCGTGGAAACCGGAGAATCGAAATCGTCCGGCCAATTCGCCACGCCACGCTCGGCCAGGGAGGGGGTGGCCATGAATAAAATCGCCTCTGCATTCTGCATGGCCGCGAGTATTGCTGCGCTCCACCCGTTAGCATTTGCCCAGCCAAATGACGCCCTGAAAGCACTCGCGAAATCCCAAACCGGATTTAAAATCATCGAGCAACAGGGCGAACAGGCGCGGGCCATCCAAGACATCCTGAAAAACATCTCCTTACCCGATGGCTTTGCCATCACACTCTATGCACTGGCCCCTCATGCCCGCCATATGGCCGTCGGCCCACAGGGCATGGTCACCTTCGTGGGCACCCTGAAATCTGAAGTCTGGGCCATCATCGATCATGACCGGAACGGCATCGCGGATGAGGTCAGGAACTTTGCCCCCTTCATAGAAAAGTCCGTGCCTAACGGCCCGTGCTTTGCCCCGGACGGCGTGCTTTACGTCGCCGAACAAAACCGGGTGTTGGCGTTTCCGAGGGCGGAATCCCAAACTCAAGACGTCAACCCGGAAACCTCGGAGGTCATACCGGCGGGTGCGCTGATTCCTGAACAGTTTGTCAGCTC
Coding sequences within it:
- the lon gene encoding endopeptidase La, which produces MNDEHRTESLEEFEEDLTEYIGKDEHSKSLALPQQMMPTRMYVLPVSNRPFFPAQVQPIMVNQDPWQETLKRVGETDHRVLGICFVEEHDAEQGIPASEQLETMGCAVRVHHAQNEGGKVQFIAQGLQRFRIVQWLRRKPPYLVEVEYPREPKEAPDELKAYTLAIISTIKELLRTNPLYGEEVKQYLSRFGPDDSSPLADFGASMTSAPGNELQDVLDTVPLLRRMEKVLLLMRKEQEVARLQSEISEEVNAKVQKHQREFFLKEQLKVIQRELGMAKDDKTADVERFEERMASLNPPEAVQERFRDEVQKLQVLEQGSPEYGVTRNYLDWLTQVPWGVYSKDHFDLAEARRILDQDHDGLDDVKDRIIEFLAEGTFKGEVSGSILLLVGPPGVGKTSIGHSVAGALGRKFYRFSVGGMRDEAEIKGHRRTYIGAMPGKFVQALKDSKVANPVIMLDEIDKIGASFQGDPASALLETLDPEQNREFLDHYLDVRMDLSKVLFICTANQLDTIPRPLLDRMDVIRLSGYIAEEKLAIAKHYLLPRLLKRAGLLKKQLNITDAAIKQVIDGYAREAGVRNLEKLLHKIIRKGIVKLLETPDTPVKVGVSDLADYLGQPAFRKEKSLKGIGVVTGLAWTAMGGATLSIEASRIHTSQRGFRLTGQLGDVMKESAEIAYSYVSSNLKRFKGDPTFFDKSFVHLHVPEGATPKDGPSAGVTMATALLSIARKESPQQNIAMTGELTLTGQVLPVGGIREKVIAARRQKIGNLILPEANRGDYEELPDYLKEGLTVNFAKHYNDVFQVCFGNKPRSGVRVH